The proteins below are encoded in one region of Triticum aestivum cultivar Chinese Spring chromosome 1B, IWGSC CS RefSeq v2.1, whole genome shotgun sequence:
- the LOC123112165 gene encoding asparagine--tRNA ligase, cytoplasmic 1, with the protein MADDAASAPPTAQLAAASISSPPSSDLEPPTSRTRIRAILDAGDAMAGERVVVGGWVKTGRQQGKGEFAFLEVNDGSCQGNLQVMVEKDVHPLAQLTHTGTSVLVEGVLKKPPAEAKQRIELKVERVIELGEVDAAAYPLPKTKITLETLRDFVHLRARTNTIGAVARIRHQLAYATHSFFDENGFLYIHTPIITTSDCEGAGEMFQVTALFSQAEKVEKELKENPAPSEADVEAAKLVVKEKGDAVAQLKAAKASKQEITAAVSVLTKAKENVLRVEERSKLKPGLPLKDDGKIAFENDFFKRQAFLTVSGQLQVETYACALSNVYTFGPTFRAENSHTSRHLAEFWMVEPEIAFANLQDDMNCAERYVQYLCKWLLKHCREDMEFMVKHVDKTAIERLELVSSTPFEHISYTKAVEILEGVDKKFENKVEWGIDLASEHERYLTEVIFKKPVIVYNYPKGIKAFYMRLNDDQKTVAAMDVLVPKVGELIGGSQREERLDILKQRILDADLPLEPYEWYLDLRRFGSVKHSGFGLGFERMILFATGLENIRDVIPFPRYPGRADL; encoded by the exons atggccgacgacGCGGCATCGGCCCCGCCGACGGCGCAGCTGGCCGCCGCCTCCATCTCCTCCCCGCCCTCCTCGGACCTCGAGCCGCCGACCTCCCGCACCCGCATCCGCGCCATCCTGGACGCCGGCGACGCCATGGCCGGGGAGCGCGTGGTCGTCGGAGGCTGGGTCAAGACCGGCCGCCAGCAGGGCAAGGGCGAGTTCGCCTTCCTCGAGGTCAACGATGGGTCCTGCCAGGGGAACCTCCAGGTCATGGTCGAAAAGGACGTGCACCCGCTCGCGCAGCTCACCCACACGGGCACCTCCGTGCTCGTCGAGGGCGTGCTCAAGAAGCCCCCCGCGGAAGCCAAGCAGCGCATCGAGTTGAAGGTGGAGCGGGTCATCGAGCTCGGGGAGGTGGACGCCGCCGCCTACCCGCTGCCCAAGACCAAGATCACGCTCGAGACGCTCAGGGACTTCGTCCACCTGCGTGCACGCACCAACACG ATAGGCGCAGTTGCTCGGATAAGGCACCAGCTTGCCTATGCGACACACAGTTTTTTCGATGAAAATGGATTTTTGTATATTCACACCCCCATAATAACCACCAGCGACTGTGAGGGTGCAGGTGAGATGTTCCAAGTCACTGCCTTATTCAGCCAGGCTGAAAAGGTGGAGAAGGAGCTTAAGGAGAACCCTGCACCATCAGAAGCTGACGTTGAGGCTGCTAAGCTTGTTGttaaagagaaaggagatgcagtTGCACAACTGAAAGCAGCAAAAGCTAGCAAGCAAGAGATAACTGCTGCTGTTTCCGTGCTTACAAAAGCTAAAGAGAATGTGTTAAGGGTGGAAGAGCGGTCTAAGTTGAAACCTGGACTTCCACTCAAGGATGATGGGAAAATTGCATTTGAGAATGACTTCTTCAAGCGTCAAGCTTTTCTGACTGTTTCAGGCCAACTTCAGGTTGAAACTTATGCTTGTGCTCTCAGTAATGTGTATACCTTTGGACCGACATTCCGGGCAGAGAACTCACATACATCAAGACATTTGGCAGAGTTTTGGATGGTTGAACCAGAAATTGCATTTGCAAACTTGCAG GATGATATGAACTGTGCTGAAAGGTATGTACAGTACCTGTGCAAATGGTTACTCAAGCATTGCCGAGAAGACATGGAATTCATGGTTAAACATGTGGACAAGACTGCAATTGAGCGTCTGGAGCTTGTTTCCTCTACTCCGTTTGAACACATTTCATATACAAAGGCTGTGGAGATCTTAGAAGGTGTAGATAAGAAGTTTGAGAACAAGGTTGAATGGGGAATTGATTTAGCGTCTGAGCATGAGAG GTATTTGACTGAGGTGATATTTAAGAAGCCAGTTATTGTGTATAACTACCCAAAAGGAATAAAGGCATTTTACATGAGGCTCAATGATGACCAGAAGACAGTAGCTGCAATGGATGTTCTTGTTCCCAAG GTTGGTGAATTAATCGGTGGAAGCCAAAGGGAGGAGCGTCTTGATATTCTTAAGCAAAG GATACTGGACGCCGATCTTCCTCTGGAGCCGTACGAGTGGTACCTGGACCTCCGACGCTTTGGCTCAGTGAAGCACAGCGGGTTCGGCCTGGGGTTCGAGCGGATGATCCTTTTCGCCACGGGCCTGGAGAACATCAGAGATGTCATTCCATTCCCAAGATACCCTGGGAGGGCCGATCTTTGA
- the LOC123112175 gene encoding glutathione S-transferase 4: protein MAPAVKVYGWAVSPFVARPLLCLEEAGVDYELVPMSRAAGDHRQPDFLARNPFGQVPVLEDGDLTLFESRAIARHVLRKHKPELLGCGSPEAEAMVDVWLEVEAHQYNPAVSAIVVQCIILPLLGGARDQAVVDENVAKLKKVLEVYEARLSASRYLAGEDISLADLSHFPFTRYFMETEYAPLVAELPHVNAWWEGLKVRPAARKVTELMPPDLGLGKKAE from the exons ATGGCGCCGGCGGTGAAGGTGTACGGGTGGGCGGTGTCGCCGTTCGTGGCGCGCCCGCTGCTGTGCCTGGAGGAGGCCGGCGTCGACTACGAGCTCGTCCCCATGAGCCGCGCGGCCGGCGACCACCGCCAGCCGGACTTCCTCGCCAGGAACCCCTTCGGCCAGGTCCCCGTCCTCGAGGACGGCGACCTCACCCTCTTCG AGTCGCGCGCGATCGCGAGGCACGTGCTCCGGAAGCACAAGCCGGAGCTGCTGGGCTGCGGCTCGCCGGAGGCGGAGGCGATGGTGGACGTGTGGCTGGAGGTGGAGGCCCACCAGTACAACCCCGCGGTCAGCGCCATCGTGGTGCAGTGCATCATCTTGCCGCTCCTGGGCGGCGCGCGGGACCAGGCGGTGGTGGACGAGAACGTGGCCAAGCTCAAGAAGGTGCTGGAGGTGTACGAGGCACGGCTGTCGGCGTCGAGGTACCTCGCCGGGGAAGACATCAGCCTCGCCGACCTCAGCCACTTCCCCTTCACGCGCTACTTCATGGAGACGGAGTACGCGCCGCTGGTGGCGGAGCTCCCCCACGTGAACGCGTGGTGGGAGGGGCTCAAGGTCAGGCCGGCCGCGAGGAAGGTGACGGAGCTCATGCCGCCGGATCTTGGGCTTGGAAAGAAAGCAGAGTAG